One Ascaphus truei isolate aAscTru1 chromosome 9, aAscTru1.hap1, whole genome shotgun sequence genomic region harbors:
- the LOC142502514 gene encoding glutathione S-transferase Mu 1-like isoform X1, with translation MMILGYWDIRGVAHSIRLLLEYTGTPYEETRYVTGGAPDYDKSQWLDVKETLGLDFPNMPYLLDGDVKLSQSNAILRYIARKHGLCGELEEEQIRVDLVESHTIDFRMSLLALAYNPLFETLKGPFLEKLPVILTRFSRFLGSRAWFAGEKITFADFLMYDVLDQHRMLEPKCLQSFKNLKDFLTRFEALPPVAAYMKSPRFMKTPIYNRMAAWSNCK, from the exons ATGATGATACTGGGGTACTGGGACATCCGGGGG GTGGCTCACTCCATCCGTCTCCTGCTGGAATACACGGGGACCCCGTATGAGGAGACACGATATGTGACTGGGGGCG CCCCAGATTACGACAAGAGCCAGTGGCTGGACGTGAAGGAGACGCTGGGACTGGACTTCCCCAAT ATGCCGTACCTGTTGGACGGAGATGTGAAGCTGTCCCAGAGTAACGCCATCCTGCGCTACATTGCACGCAAGCACGGACTGT GTGGGGAGTTGGAGGAAGAGCAGATCCGTGTGGATTTGGTGGAGAGCCATACAATAGATTTTCGGATGAGCCTTCTCGCCCTCGCCTATAACCCCCTGTTT GAGACACTGAAGGGGCCGTTCCTGGAGAAGTTACCTGTCATACTAACAAGATTCTCTCGCTTCCTTGGCAGCAGGGCTTGGTTTGCAGGAGAaaag ATAACCTTTGCTGACTTCCTGATGTACGATGTTTTGGATCAACACCGGATGCTGGAACCAAAGTGTCTGCAAAGCTTCAAGAACCTGAAGGATTTCCTGACCCGATTTGAG GCTTTGCCTCCTGTTGCTGCGTATATGAAGTCCCCTCGCTTCATGAAGACCCCGATCTACAACCGCATGGCAGCCTGGTCCAACTGCAAATAG
- the LOC142502514 gene encoding glutathione S-transferase Mu 1-like isoform X2 encodes MSFLGVVPKIVLHIQAPDYDKSQWLDVKETLGLDFPNMPYLLDGDVKLSQSNAILRYIARKHGLCGELEEEQIRVDLVESHTIDFRMSLLALAYNPLFETLKGPFLEKLPVILTRFSRFLGSRAWFAGEKITFADFLMYDVLDQHRMLEPKCLQSFKNLKDFLTRFEALPPVAAYMKSPRFMKTPIYNRMAAWSNCK; translated from the exons atgtcttttctaggagttgtgcccaaaattgtactccatattcaag CCCCAGATTACGACAAGAGCCAGTGGCTGGACGTGAAGGAGACGCTGGGACTGGACTTCCCCAAT ATGCCGTACCTGTTGGACGGAGATGTGAAGCTGTCCCAGAGTAACGCCATCCTGCGCTACATTGCACGCAAGCACGGACTGT GTGGGGAGTTGGAGGAAGAGCAGATCCGTGTGGATTTGGTGGAGAGCCATACAATAGATTTTCGGATGAGCCTTCTCGCCCTCGCCTATAACCCCCTGTTT GAGACACTGAAGGGGCCGTTCCTGGAGAAGTTACCTGTCATACTAACAAGATTCTCTCGCTTCCTTGGCAGCAGGGCTTGGTTTGCAGGAGAaaag ATAACCTTTGCTGACTTCCTGATGTACGATGTTTTGGATCAACACCGGATGCTGGAACCAAAGTGTCTGCAAAGCTTCAAGAACCTGAAGGATTTCCTGACCCGATTTGAG GCTTTGCCTCCTGTTGCTGCGTATATGAAGTCCCCTCGCTTCATGAAGACCCCGATCTACAACCGCATGGCAGCCTGGTCCAACTGCAAATAG
- the LOC142502514 gene encoding glutathione S-transferase Mu 1-like isoform X3 yields the protein MMILGYWDIRGVAHSIRLLLEYTGTPYEETRYVTGGAPDYDKSQWLDVKETLGLDFPNMPYLLDGDVKLSQSNAILRYIARKHGLCGELEEEQIRVDLVESHTIDFRMSLLALAYNPLFITFADFLMYDVLDQHRMLEPKCLQSFKNLKDFLTRFEALPPVAAYMKSPRFMKTPIYNRMAAWSNCK from the exons ATGATGATACTGGGGTACTGGGACATCCGGGGG GTGGCTCACTCCATCCGTCTCCTGCTGGAATACACGGGGACCCCGTATGAGGAGACACGATATGTGACTGGGGGCG CCCCAGATTACGACAAGAGCCAGTGGCTGGACGTGAAGGAGACGCTGGGACTGGACTTCCCCAAT ATGCCGTACCTGTTGGACGGAGATGTGAAGCTGTCCCAGAGTAACGCCATCCTGCGCTACATTGCACGCAAGCACGGACTGT GTGGGGAGTTGGAGGAAGAGCAGATCCGTGTGGATTTGGTGGAGAGCCATACAATAGATTTTCGGATGAGCCTTCTCGCCCTCGCCTATAACCCCCTGTTT ATAACCTTTGCTGACTTCCTGATGTACGATGTTTTGGATCAACACCGGATGCTGGAACCAAAGTGTCTGCAAAGCTTCAAGAACCTGAAGGATTTCCTGACCCGATTTGAG GCTTTGCCTCCTGTTGCTGCGTATATGAAGTCCCCTCGCTTCATGAAGACCCCGATCTACAACCGCATGGCAGCCTGGTCCAACTGCAAATAG